In a genomic window of Maridesulfovibrio ferrireducens:
- a CDS encoding exodeoxyribonuclease III: MKIYSWNVNGYRAIVKKDFTEWFQQSDADVVMLQETKAHPDQIPDTHRDYEGYESIWNWSKGKKGYSGTACFSRTPFLSYSLGLPDELYQGEGRVILMEYEHFYLFNIYYPNGQMNDGRLEYKMGFYDCFLEYAEKLRKKKPIVVGGDFNTAHKEIDLKNPKANSERSGFLPIERAWLDKFIEHGYIDTFRLFESEGSNYSWWSYRFNARKNNAGWRIDYFFVSEELNNNVKKAWIEPNVLGSDHCPIGIELIFP; the protein is encoded by the coding sequence ATGAAAATTTACTCTTGGAATGTTAATGGATATCGAGCTATAGTTAAAAAAGATTTTACAGAATGGTTCCAGCAAAGCGATGCAGATGTGGTAATGTTGCAGGAAACTAAAGCCCACCCGGATCAAATACCGGACACTCATCGCGACTACGAAGGGTATGAATCAATCTGGAACTGGTCAAAGGGCAAGAAAGGATATTCCGGCACAGCCTGCTTTTCACGAACACCTTTCCTCTCCTACTCTTTGGGCCTTCCTGATGAACTCTACCAAGGTGAAGGACGTGTAATTCTCATGGAGTATGAACACTTCTACCTGTTCAACATTTATTACCCTAACGGCCAGATGAATGACGGCCGGCTTGAATATAAAATGGGTTTTTATGACTGTTTTCTCGAATATGCAGAAAAACTGCGCAAAAAGAAGCCAATTGTGGTGGGAGGTGATTTTAATACCGCGCACAAAGAAATCGATCTTAAAAACCCTAAAGCCAACTCTGAAAGATCAGGTTTTCTGCCCATTGAGCGGGCATGGTTGGATAAATTTATTGAGCACGGATATATTGATACCTTTAGACTGTTCGAATCTGAAGGCAGCAATTATTCGTGGTGGAGTTACCGCTTTAATGCTCGAAAGAACAATGCGGGTTGGCGGATAGACTACTTCTTCGTATCTGAAGAATTAAACAACAATGTAAAAAAAGCCTGGATAGAACCAAATGTCCTAGGATCCGACCACTGCCCTATTGGAATAGAATTAATTTTCCCTTAA
- a CDS encoding methyl-accepting chemotaxis protein, whose translation MLKNLRIGPKIAISMSVLMILIFVTFTSITVTKTRQISRDQATEMAEEMAARYGNQVKNNIEKALDAALAGSAAFMSFSSYGHNLDREMADHFIQQLTLSDPMFFGTQVVMEPNALDGRDAEYKGTKAWYGPNGEYGPYFWRENGALKAEDLIQYKPGTTRAWYMGPRDAGGPILTEPYYTEVAKTSMATISVPMIKNGRFIGIVGIDFVLNAFQKMVDTIRPMETGYAFLASNKGYCVAHPDKSLIGKNITNAFPQDIRDEISSTIANGKPFHKDIVSPLDGKEYFFLFEPIMVQGTSTPWAIGLAIPTQKIYAEAQQFLNISLILSAVAICLVLIVVLLIANSVAKPINSMVKFAQDIADGNFDSKPDSRHFGGELLTLYDALSSMVKSLVELIGTAEEKTQEAERQTQAAQVALKEASEAKEAAERAKAEGMLQAANQLEGIVDQVTSASEELASQIEESSRGTEIQRERTSESATAMEQMNASVLEVAQNASQAAESAMDAKGNAEEGGRIVADVVSSINAVNSATEIMAAGLNDLGTQAEGISQVITVITDIADQTNLLALNAAIEAARAGEAGRGFAVVADEVRKLAEKTMQATHEVGQAVHAIQAGTRKSIEEMNSAATMVTKSTDLAGKAGDSLNSIVEIVDSTADQVRAIATASEEQSAASEQISRGTEEVNRIAADTAEAMNQSSQAVADLARLSSDLQALIEDLKNV comes from the coding sequence ATGCTGAAAAATTTGCGGATTGGACCCAAAATTGCCATTAGTATGAGTGTTCTCATGATTTTAATTTTCGTAACTTTCACCAGTATTACGGTAACCAAAACCCGACAAATTTCCAGAGATCAAGCGACTGAAATGGCTGAGGAAATGGCTGCCAGATATGGCAATCAAGTAAAAAACAATATTGAAAAAGCCTTGGATGCCGCACTGGCCGGGTCTGCCGCGTTTATGTCTTTTTCCAGTTATGGACATAACCTTGACCGCGAAATGGCTGACCATTTCATACAGCAGCTTACTCTTTCTGATCCTATGTTTTTCGGAACTCAGGTTGTAATGGAACCGAATGCACTTGATGGTCGCGATGCAGAATATAAAGGAACAAAAGCATGGTACGGACCAAACGGTGAATATGGACCGTACTTCTGGCGCGAAAACGGAGCATTAAAAGCCGAAGATCTAATTCAATACAAACCCGGCACAACCCGGGCATGGTACATGGGTCCAAGAGACGCCGGTGGCCCGATCCTGACGGAACCATACTACACAGAAGTAGCTAAAACTAGTATGGCCACTATCAGTGTTCCTATGATCAAAAACGGTCGATTTATCGGTATAGTAGGAATCGACTTCGTCCTTAATGCTTTCCAAAAAATGGTCGACACTATTCGCCCAATGGAAACAGGTTATGCTTTTCTAGCTTCCAACAAAGGATACTGTGTTGCCCACCCCGACAAAAGTCTGATCGGTAAAAACATAACTAACGCATTTCCACAAGATATCCGTGACGAAATATCCTCCACGATTGCTAACGGAAAGCCATTTCATAAAGACATTGTTTCTCCGCTTGACGGAAAAGAATATTTTTTCCTTTTTGAACCTATTATGGTTCAAGGAACAAGCACTCCCTGGGCAATCGGACTCGCCATTCCAACACAAAAAATTTATGCTGAAGCTCAACAGTTCCTTAATATAAGTCTAATCTTATCCGCTGTAGCCATCTGTTTAGTATTAATAGTGGTACTTCTCATCGCCAACAGTGTAGCAAAACCTATCAACAGCATGGTCAAATTCGCGCAGGACATTGCTGACGGAAACTTTGACTCCAAGCCTGACAGCCGTCATTTCGGAGGTGAACTTCTTACCTTATACGACGCATTGTCCAGCATGGTGAAAAGCCTTGTTGAACTGATAGGCACTGCTGAAGAAAAGACACAAGAAGCGGAACGCCAGACACAAGCCGCGCAAGTGGCGCTTAAAGAAGCAAGCGAAGCAAAAGAAGCAGCCGAAAGAGCTAAAGCAGAAGGAATGCTACAAGCTGCAAACCAACTTGAAGGAATTGTGGACCAAGTTACCTCCGCATCCGAAGAGCTTGCATCACAAATCGAAGAATCCAGCAGAGGAACAGAAATTCAGCGCGAACGGACTTCTGAATCAGCAACAGCTATGGAGCAAATGAACGCCTCAGTTCTAGAAGTTGCTCAAAATGCTTCGCAAGCAGCAGAAAGCGCCATGGATGCTAAAGGAAATGCAGAAGAAGGCGGAAGAATCGTCGCGGACGTTGTTTCCTCTATTAATGCAGTAAACTCCGCAACGGAAATCATGGCTGCGGGACTGAATGACCTTGGTACTCAGGCAGAAGGAATCAGTCAGGTCATCACAGTCATCACCGATATTGCAGACCAGACAAACCTGCTGGCTCTGAATGCTGCAATTGAAGCTGCCCGCGCAGGTGAAGCCGGTCGCGGATTTGCAGTCGTTGCCGACGAAGTTCGCAAACTTGCAGAAAAAACAATGCAGGCCACTCATGAAGTAGGACAGGCCGTACACGCCATTCAAGCTGGAACCCGTAAAAGCATTGAAGAAATGAATAGTGCTGCAACTATGGTAACCAAAAGCACCGATCTCGCGGGTAAGGCCGGAGACAGCCTAAACAGCATTGTGGAAATTGTAGATTCAACCGCTGATCAGGTTCGAGCAATAGCCACAGCCAGTGAAGAACAGTCCGCTGCCAGTGAGCAAATCAGTAGAGGAACAGAAGAAGTAAACCGTATCGCCGCCGACACAGCTGAAGCTATGAATCAGTCTAGCCAGGCAGTTGCGGATCTGGCTCGTTTATCCTCTGACCTGCAAGCTCTGATTGAAGACCTTAAAAACGTTTAA
- a CDS encoding malic enzyme-like NAD(P)-binding protein, whose translation MALFTKEEALKYHSDGRKGKLEVISIKPCSTQKDLSMAYSPGVAEACRAIHADEELSYKYTGRGNLVAVVSNGTAVLGLGNIGPAAGKPVMEGKGVLFKIFADVDVYDLNIDASDPEKIIEFCKMIEPTFGGINLEDIKAPECFEIERRLIEEMNIPVFHDDQHGTAIISSAGIINALEITGKKIDEIKIIVSGAGAAAIACSTLYVTMGARPENIYMFDSRGLLYEGRAGVTGFKADFAQKENAGSLAECMVGADMFLGLSVKDAINQDMVKTMAEGAIIFACANPDPEIPYPDVKEVRPDILMGTGRSDYPNQVNNVLCFPFIFRGALDCRATTINKEMKFAAAHALAALAKEPVGQEICDAFGVDKLEFGMDYIIPKPTDPRVLTRVAPAVVKAAMETGVARIQIDLDQYKIELEERLKASQARGNMVVESFNYDF comes from the coding sequence ATGGCTCTTTTCACAAAAGAGGAAGCTCTAAAGTATCATAGTGATGGCAGAAAAGGTAAGCTGGAAGTAATTTCCATCAAACCTTGTAGTACACAGAAAGACCTTTCAATGGCATATTCTCCCGGCGTAGCTGAAGCTTGCCGTGCGATCCACGCTGATGAAGAGTTATCTTACAAGTATACAGGCAGAGGAAACCTTGTTGCGGTTGTTTCTAACGGAACAGCAGTTCTCGGACTCGGGAACATCGGTCCTGCAGCGGGTAAGCCTGTTATGGAAGGTAAAGGCGTACTCTTTAAAATTTTCGCTGATGTTGATGTTTATGATCTGAACATTGATGCTTCCGATCCTGAAAAAATTATTGAATTTTGTAAAATGATTGAGCCTACCTTCGGTGGTATCAACCTCGAAGATATCAAAGCTCCAGAGTGTTTTGAGATTGAAAGAAGACTTATTGAAGAAATGAATATTCCTGTTTTTCATGATGATCAGCATGGAACTGCGATTATTTCTTCTGCTGGTATTATTAATGCTCTTGAAATTACCGGCAAAAAAATTGACGAAATTAAAATTATTGTTTCCGGTGCCGGAGCTGCGGCAATTGCTTGTTCGACATTATATGTGACTATGGGAGCTCGTCCTGAAAACATTTATATGTTTGATTCTCGCGGACTTCTATATGAAGGCCGCGCTGGCGTAACCGGTTTTAAAGCTGATTTTGCTCAGAAAGAAAACGCAGGTTCACTTGCTGAGTGTATGGTCGGTGCAGATATGTTCCTTGGACTTTCTGTTAAAGACGCAATCAATCAAGATATGGTTAAGACCATGGCTGAAGGTGCAATTATTTTTGCCTGTGCTAATCCTGATCCTGAAATCCCTTATCCTGATGTTAAAGAAGTTCGTCCTGATATCCTCATGGGAACCGGTCGTTCCGACTACCCCAATCAGGTAAATAACGTTCTTTGCTTCCCTTTCATTTTCCGCGGAGCATTGGACTGCCGTGCTACCACTATCAATAAAGAAATGAAGTTCGCAGCAGCGCATGCTCTTGCAGCTCTTGCAAAAGAGCCAGTCGGACAGGAAATTTGTGACGCATTCGGTGTCGATAAACTTGAATTCGGTATGGATTACATCATTCCGAAACCAACCGATCCTCGCGTTCTGACACGTGTTGCTCCTGCTGTCGTCAAGGCCGCAATGGAAACAGGCGTCGCCCGTATCCAGATTGATCTTGACCAGTACAAAATTGAACTTGAAGAACGCCTTAAAGCTTCTCAGGCTCGCGGCAACATGGTTGTCGAATCCTTCAATTACGACTTTTAA